From Haemophilus parainfluenzae:
ATTCAGATGGCCAAAGTGGGCAAACTTCATAGTTCTATCCGCAGAGCGAAAGCAATTTTGGCATTAATTCGGAACGATGGGGCGGATATGGATTTAGAAGGCTTTTATACAAGCGAAGAAATTATCCGAGCCGCCTTATCTGCGATTGATGATTATTTAGAGCAAGCGGAGCAATCCTCAACAGTAGATTTTTATTTCACAAAAGGGGAAGAAAATGAGAACTAAAAAAATCAAATCATTTAAAGAGCCATACGTACCGACACCAGAGCAGTTAGAGAAAGCCTGTAAACGTATTAAACAATTATTAGCCTTCGCTGAAGATTATCTACACACAGGACACTATAAAGGACTAGCAGCATCGATCGAGCAAATTAAGAAAGCAGCAACAATTAGAAAGGCGGCAAGAAATGAAACCAAATAATCCTATGGAACAGCTAAAACAATGGAAAGCGGCAAGTGATAAAAATTTAGTAAGCAGTGGCGAAAAACGCCACCAGTTACAAAAAGCGCCACCGGTGGCGAAAAGTGCCACTGGTAATGAAGAACAGAAAGTTGAAAAAAGAAAAGGTAAGCTGTTTTTTAATCCATTGGCTTTGAAGTATTCCCAAATTTCACGTCAATTCCAACTAATACAGGATAGCAACAAACGATGTCTTGAAGTTTATCCAGGTGATTTTCATCACAAGATCAAGTTTCGTGATGAAATAGTGGATTTAATGAATAAATTGGCTGGTGGTGGAAATTTGCTTAACGCATTGGCCAAAGACGGCAATCTATCCCGAGAAGATACGGCCAAATTGAAATATTTCAATCAAGCTAATAAATATCTGCTCTATAAGTTTAGCGAGGTGGTGGAACAGATAGGCGCTTTAAACTCTGAACGAGCTGAACAACAAAAGGGGAGTAAGTAAGATGAATATGAATGAAAAATTAGACTACTCAAATTTAAGTGCGGTCGAATTGAAAGCGATTATGCTTTGCCAGATAAATTGTGAAAAGAAAGAGGGGGATGCTCTTTATTTACCTTTACCTTATCTGGGTGAAACAATCGTAACGTTAGCAGAAATTTTTGAAAGTTATCCGTCTGAAAAACTGTATGTGTTACGAAATCTACACGATGAACTGTTAGCGGCTAATAAACATTTATTACAACTAGCACCTAATCCGCCTTCACTTAATCCGGAAGAAATAGTCGCAAGTTTAACTAACGATGAAATTATTGATGGATTGCTGAAAAATAGCATAGTCATTTCTTTAGTTGAAACTCTTACATACTTCCAAAAAGTAGTCGCTGACCGCATCAATGATATTGAAAACGGAGTACTTAAAGGGGTGAACAATGGCTCGATTAATTAATGCTCCGCATCTTGCGGATCAACCGCATGAACCTTATTCCGATTTATTTGTGTTAGCTGGCTCTAAAGCATGGCAAGCATGGGGAAAAGGTAAAGGGGAAGAATGGCTTTTATTGTGTTCGTTGGTGGATGGTCTAGAAAGTAATCAGAAACCAGTTATTCTAGGTGAAAATCAACTTGATAATATTTCTTCAACACGTATAGCTAAGGAAGATCAGCAGTTAGTGAAGATTGCTCAATATGGCGAATTAAAACAGGAAGAAATTACCGCAATTTGTCAGAATTTAGCAAAAAACACTTCGGCTAGAGAAGTGAAACTCATTGATGCAGCCGCGCAATTAAAAGAGGATTTAAGCTCTTACATTCAACTCTTGCGAACCGATAAAAAGACCGCTGATTTAGCAACGCAATTAGCACTGCCTGAAAAAGTAAAAGAAAATGACGGAGTCAATAAGAAAGCGCGAGCTTTGACTAAGTCGTTAGAAATGGATTTGGCATTAAACCCAAGAAATCGGGAGCTTTATAACTATGACGGCATAGGCTGGCAAATGGTGGAGAAATATGAGTTCTTGGATAAAGTAGTTGCTTTCTTTGAAGAACAGGACTTTGGATATAGCGCACGTTCTATAGAAGGTACTATTGATACGATAAAAATTCAAGTTCCCAAAATGGGAGTACAGACACAAGAATTGATCGCTTTCAATAATGGAACTTTAAACCGCACTACGTTAGAGTTCTTGCCCCATTATAGGGAAAACTGGCTAACATCGTATATTCCGCATGAATATCTAAATTCAGCGCAAAATACGCCATATTTTGATAAATGGTTAGAGTTTGTAAGCGGTGGTAAAGAAAGCAAAAAGAACGCTATTCTAGCGGCTTTATACGCAGTTTTAACTAATCGCAACGACTGGCAATTATTCTTTGAAGTAACAGGTGATGGCGGTAGTGGTAAATCTGTTTTTGCTAATATTGCCACGTTATTAGCTGGTGAGCAGAACACAGAAAGCGGGCGGTTAGTAGATTTAGATGAACCACGCGGACGGGAAAGTTTTGTAGGTAAGACTTTGCTAATTTGCCCTGAACAATCGCGTTATGGTGGTGATGGTGGTGGATTGAAAAGTATCACAGGTGGTGATCCTGTAAATATTGACCCAAAACACCGCAGTAAATTTAAAGCGGTTATTCCCGCAGTAGTCTTAATCGTTAATAACGAGGCGACTAGATTTACAGAGCGTAGCGGTGGGATTGAGCGAAGAAGGGTAATCTTTCACTTTGACAAAGTAGTACCTGAAAACGAGCGAGACCCTAATTTCATGGATAAGATTGAGAGGGAAATAGGGGGTATAATTTACAAACTAATACATACCTTTGAACAGCCTGAAACCGCTAAGGCCGCTTTAAAAGAGCAACAAACAAGTGATGAGGCTTTAGAAATAAAAAGCGAATCTGACCATATCACCGAATTTTGCGGCTACTTTTATACTACGGCACAGAATGACGGTTTGTATATAGGAAATGCTAATCTAGGTGGTAAGGCAAGAACACACCTCTATCCGGCATACTTAGCATTTACGGCTGCAAGTGGAATTTCAAATACTCTTACTTTGAGAAACTTCTCAAATTCATTAAAGCAAGGATTTGCGCAGCATAAAAATAAATTTGAGTTCTTCAAAGTTAAAGGAAAATTTGGATATCGCTCCAATGTTCACTTCAAAAACTATGATGAGTTCCAAAGTGAGTTCGATTCATAAACTAGGAAAGAGGGGCAAAAGCCCCTTTTTTTATGCTTTTCTCTTAAAGGTGAACAATTAGGGTGAACAATAATGTTCACCTATTCACCCGTAACTATATGAAATAAAAGGTTAAATTGATAAGGTGAACAGGTGAACCAATTTTTGTAATATTTTTTACACGCCGCTCATTCACACGCTTTCTTTTTCGCATTGCTCCACAAAATCACTCCATAATTGCATCACAGGGCGGCGGAGTTCTACATAATCGTAACGGTTATACGCCTGACTTGTTTTATTCCCAATGCTATGAGCAAGACAACTTTCAGCAATACGGAAATCAACTTGCTGATCTTCTAAAAACGTTCTAGCTATCGATCTCAATCCGTGAGCATCTTGAATCCCTTTGTAACCTATTTTTCTCAATGCGTTAGCTATTAGTTCTTTACTAGCTGATTGGTTAGGTTTGTGGTAGTGAGAAAATACGAATTTGTCATCACCTGTTATAGGTTTCAATTCTTCTAAAATATCCATCATTAAAGACGAGAGAGGAACAATGTGAGGAAATTGCCCTTGTCTTGTTTTTTTCATTTTTTCTGCTGGGATAGTCCATAACTTTTTATCAAAATCAATTTCAGACCATTCAATAGAAACCGCCTCAGCCGGACGAACCATAGAAAGTAATTGCCAGCGGAATAAAACCTTTGTCAGATAATCCCTGTTTGAATTTTTGAAGTCTTGTAATAGTTTCGGTAGTTCTTCCGGTTTGATTGCTGGGTGATGTTTTTGAGGCTCTTTATGGTAAGCATCAGATGCTTTCAAGCAAGAATTAAACGAAATCAATCCTATTGTTACCGCATAATTTAAAATCTGATTAGCGAGGTTTAATAAACGGTGCAGCGTATCATTGAAACCTTTTTCATTTAATGGCCGAACAGTTTTAATCAATAAAGGGGAAGTAATCTGATCGATAGGGTAATTCCCAAGAGTAGGGAATAGATAATTTTCTAATCTTGCCCAATTTTTTTCCATTGTCATAGGCTCAATTTCTTTACTTCTTTTTTCTTTCCAAAGTAAAGCGACTTTATAGAAAGTATTTTCGTTCTGACCGTTTTTAATTAGTTCTTGTTCTTTTATGTATTCTTGCGGATCGATACTTTGAGCGAGTAGGGCGCGATATTCTTCGCGTTTTTGGCGAGCTTGCGCAAGTGTTATAGCTGGATAAGTTCCAATAGTAAAAGATGTGCGTTTATTTGTTACTGGGTGATAATAATTGAAAATCCAAGCCTTAGCACCGGTAGGCTTAATGCGTAAAAAAAGACCGTTACCATCACTTAGATTGTATTCTTTA
This genomic window contains:
- a CDS encoding DNA primase family protein; this encodes MARLINAPHLADQPHEPYSDLFVLAGSKAWQAWGKGKGEEWLLLCSLVDGLESNQKPVILGENQLDNISSTRIAKEDQQLVKIAQYGELKQEEITAICQNLAKNTSAREVKLIDAAAQLKEDLSSYIQLLRTDKKTADLATQLALPEKVKENDGVNKKARALTKSLEMDLALNPRNRELYNYDGIGWQMVEKYEFLDKVVAFFEEQDFGYSARSIEGTIDTIKIQVPKMGVQTQELIAFNNGTLNRTTLEFLPHYRENWLTSYIPHEYLNSAQNTPYFDKWLEFVSGGKESKKNAILAALYAVLTNRNDWQLFFEVTGDGGSGKSVFANIATLLAGEQNTESGRLVDLDEPRGRESFVGKTLLICPEQSRYGGDGGGLKSITGGDPVNIDPKHRSKFKAVIPAVVLIVNNEATRFTERSGGIERRRVIFHFDKVVPENERDPNFMDKIEREIGGIIYKLIHTFEQPETAKAALKEQQTSDEALEIKSESDHITEFCGYFYTTAQNDGLYIGNANLGGKARTHLYPAYLAFTAASGISNTLTLRNFSNSLKQGFAQHKNKFEFFKVKGKFGYRSNVHFKNYDEFQSEFDS
- a CDS encoding tyrosine-type recombinase/integrase, encoding MPRVTKPLTNTEVDKAKTKDKEYNLSDGNGLFLRIKPTGAKAWIFNYYHPVTNKRTSFTIGTYPAITLAQARQKREEYRALLAQSIDPQEYIKEQELIKNGQNENTFYKVALLWKEKRSKEIEPMTMEKNWARLENYLFPTLGNYPIDQITSPLLIKTVRPLNEKGFNDTLHRLLNLANQILNYAVTIGLISFNSCLKASDAYHKEPQKHHPAIKPEELPKLLQDFKNSNRDYLTKVLFRWQLLSMVRPAEAVSIEWSEIDFDKKLWTIPAEKMKKTRQGQFPHIVPLSSLMMDILEELKPITGDDKFVFSHYHKPNQSASKELIANALRKIGYKGIQDAHGLRSIARTFLEDQQVDFRIAESCLAHSIGNKTSQAYNRYDYVELRRPVMQLWSDFVEQCEKESV